The following proteins are encoded in a genomic region of Trichoplusia ni isolate ovarian cell line Hi5 chromosome 18, tn1, whole genome shotgun sequence:
- the LOC113502940 gene encoding neurogenic locus notch homolog protein 3 isoform X1, which produces MLAMRALPGPGNVVKEYTDDQRQGEMGEKVLMLAPLVLLVLGSVDAQRYHNYYARNYLGRDLYEHGRSISDNLVTCGPHTCGSGAHCIHGSVRPVCACLPGYSGDALTTCVKIECIDNSECRSHQSCVNQHCIDPCVGACGVNANCDVRNHIPVCTCPAGYTGNPFSSCRIADPEEACHPSPCGANTHCHVANNQAICTCLPGYRGSPLTGCHHECESDGECGAQQSCRDFKCVSPCSDCGVNADCETVAAHRAICKCPRGYHGDPYRICSAECTSDGECPSYKPACIYNACVDPCINACGTNAECHLRGLTPVCSCPRNMTGDPFSYCRPFEARDLCEPNPCGANAKCTPGHDRTGAERPVCTCPTGYIGNALVSCERGECELDSQCADHLACVGYRCVDPCLGNTQCGSGAVCMARRHIAVCTCPNGRNGDALVNCYDSQSVVATGRYYRFKRDGNYTSQPEADAPKEVEAPAAVVTELKAETKMTVEDKKE; this is translated from the exons ATGTTAGCAATGCGAGCTCTTCCAGGACCTGGTAATGTGGTTAAAGAGTACACCGATGACCAACGGCAAGGCGAA ATGGGTGAGAAGGTGTTGATGTTGGCGCCGTTGGTGCTCCTAGTTTTAGGAAGCGTTGATG CTCAACGCTACCACAACTACTATGCCCGCAACTACCTGGGCCGTGACCTGTACGAGCACGGGCGCTCGATCTCCGACAACCTGGTGACGTGCGGGCCTCACACCTGCGGCTCGGGAGCGCACTGCATCCACGGCAGCGTGCGGCCCGTCTGCGCCTGCCTGCCTGGATACTCCGGCGATGCGCTTACCACCTGCGTCAAGATCGAATGTATCG ACAACAGCGAGTGCCGCAGCCACCAAAGCTGTGTGAACCAGCACTGTATCGACCCCTGCGTTGGGGCCTGCGGAGTCAATGCTAACTGCGAT GTCCGCAACCACATCCCCGTCTGTACTTGCCCCGCTGGTTATACCGGCAACCCCTTCAGCTCTTGCAGAATCGCCGACCCAG AAGAAGCTTGCCACCCATCTCCCTGTGGAGCCAACACCCACTGCCACGTCGCCAACAACCAAGCCATCTGTACCTGTCTGCCTGGATACAGG GGTAGTCCGCTAACTGGTTGCCACCACGAGTGCGAGTCTGACGGCGAGTGCGGCGCCCAGCAGTCGTGTCGCGACTTCAAGTGTGTGAGCCCCTGCAGCGACTGCGGAGTCAACGCCGACTGCGAGACCGTTGCCGCCCACCGCGCCATCTGCAAGTGCCCTAGG GGTTACCACGGCGATCCCTACAGGATCTGTTCCGCGGAATGTACCTCAGACGGCGAGTGCCCCAGCTACAAGCCCGCTTGCATCTACAACGCCTGTGTGGACCCCTGTATCAACGCCTGCGGAACCAACGCCGAGTGCCATCTCCGTGGACTGACCCCAGTCTGCTCCTGCCCACGAAACATGACCGGAGACCCCTTCTCCTACTGCAGGCCTTTCGAAGCCC GTGACCTTTGCGAGCCCAACCCTTGCGGTGCTAACGCCAAGTGCACTCCCGGACACGACCGCACTGGGGCCGAGCGGCCCGTGTGCACCTGCCCTACTGGCTACATCGGCAACGCTCTTGTATCTTGTGAACGC gGTGAATGTGAGCTGGACTCCCAGTGCGCAGACCACTTAGCCTGCGTTGGTTACCGTTGCGTAGACCCCTGCCTTGGCAACACTCAGTGCGGCTCTGGAGCCGTCTGTATGGCTCGCAGACACATTGCTGTCTGCACTTGTCCCAATG GACGCAACGGTGATGCTCTAGTCAACTGTTACGACTCCCAGTCAGTGGTAGCCACTGGCCGCTACTACAGGTTCAAGCGTGATGGCAACTACACCAGCCAGCCTGAAGCCGACGCTCCCAAGGAGGTCGAAGCCCCCGCCGCCGTCGTCACAGAACTCAAGGCAGAAACTAAAATGACCGTTGAagacaaaaaagaataa
- the LOC113502940 gene encoding neurogenic locus notch homolog protein 3 isoform X2, translating to MGEKVLMLAPLVLLVLGSVDAQRYHNYYARNYLGRDLYEHGRSISDNLVTCGPHTCGSGAHCIHGSVRPVCACLPGYSGDALTTCVKIECIDNSECRSHQSCVNQHCIDPCVGACGVNANCDVRNHIPVCTCPAGYTGNPFSSCRIADPEEACHPSPCGANTHCHVANNQAICTCLPGYRGSPLTGCHHECESDGECGAQQSCRDFKCVSPCSDCGVNADCETVAAHRAICKCPRGYHGDPYRICSAECTSDGECPSYKPACIYNACVDPCINACGTNAECHLRGLTPVCSCPRNMTGDPFSYCRPFEARDLCEPNPCGANAKCTPGHDRTGAERPVCTCPTGYIGNALVSCERGECELDSQCADHLACVGYRCVDPCLGNTQCGSGAVCMARRHIAVCTCPNGRNGDALVNCYDSQSVVATGRYYRFKRDGNYTSQPEADAPKEVEAPAAVVTELKAETKMTVEDKKE from the exons ATGGGTGAGAAGGTGTTGATGTTGGCGCCGTTGGTGCTCCTAGTTTTAGGAAGCGTTGATG CTCAACGCTACCACAACTACTATGCCCGCAACTACCTGGGCCGTGACCTGTACGAGCACGGGCGCTCGATCTCCGACAACCTGGTGACGTGCGGGCCTCACACCTGCGGCTCGGGAGCGCACTGCATCCACGGCAGCGTGCGGCCCGTCTGCGCCTGCCTGCCTGGATACTCCGGCGATGCGCTTACCACCTGCGTCAAGATCGAATGTATCG ACAACAGCGAGTGCCGCAGCCACCAAAGCTGTGTGAACCAGCACTGTATCGACCCCTGCGTTGGGGCCTGCGGAGTCAATGCTAACTGCGAT GTCCGCAACCACATCCCCGTCTGTACTTGCCCCGCTGGTTATACCGGCAACCCCTTCAGCTCTTGCAGAATCGCCGACCCAG AAGAAGCTTGCCACCCATCTCCCTGTGGAGCCAACACCCACTGCCACGTCGCCAACAACCAAGCCATCTGTACCTGTCTGCCTGGATACAGG GGTAGTCCGCTAACTGGTTGCCACCACGAGTGCGAGTCTGACGGCGAGTGCGGCGCCCAGCAGTCGTGTCGCGACTTCAAGTGTGTGAGCCCCTGCAGCGACTGCGGAGTCAACGCCGACTGCGAGACCGTTGCCGCCCACCGCGCCATCTGCAAGTGCCCTAGG GGTTACCACGGCGATCCCTACAGGATCTGTTCCGCGGAATGTACCTCAGACGGCGAGTGCCCCAGCTACAAGCCCGCTTGCATCTACAACGCCTGTGTGGACCCCTGTATCAACGCCTGCGGAACCAACGCCGAGTGCCATCTCCGTGGACTGACCCCAGTCTGCTCCTGCCCACGAAACATGACCGGAGACCCCTTCTCCTACTGCAGGCCTTTCGAAGCCC GTGACCTTTGCGAGCCCAACCCTTGCGGTGCTAACGCCAAGTGCACTCCCGGACACGACCGCACTGGGGCCGAGCGGCCCGTGTGCACCTGCCCTACTGGCTACATCGGCAACGCTCTTGTATCTTGTGAACGC gGTGAATGTGAGCTGGACTCCCAGTGCGCAGACCACTTAGCCTGCGTTGGTTACCGTTGCGTAGACCCCTGCCTTGGCAACACTCAGTGCGGCTCTGGAGCCGTCTGTATGGCTCGCAGACACATTGCTGTCTGCACTTGTCCCAATG GACGCAACGGTGATGCTCTAGTCAACTGTTACGACTCCCAGTCAGTGGTAGCCACTGGCCGCTACTACAGGTTCAAGCGTGATGGCAACTACACCAGCCAGCCTGAAGCCGACGCTCCCAAGGAGGTCGAAGCCCCCGCCGCCGTCGTCACAGAACTCAAGGCAGAAACTAAAATGACCGTTGAagacaaaaaagaataa
- the LOC113502966 gene encoding protein ABHD18, whose translation MSTSRLDAMYRSILLTKFFTKGWGKPENLRRLFEFRKVVSNREECLKLIERDYPVTITREQKMSDCTLLEGYFLSPLERYLPGIVPEIAQKAHFQALLPVHWPEKGCKPMCLHLAGTGDHFFWRRRNLMVKPLLKEAGIGGIILENPFYGLRKPTDQVRSSLHNVSDIFVMGGCLILESLVLFHWCERNGLGPLGVTGLSMGGHMASLAATNWPKPLVLVPCLSWSTASAVFLQGVMSHSINWDLLEDQYLSDGEYREKLSKMVTIVDEAFLAGKKFARTYSQSMELPVANNTEKKKDDAEPAKKLDITYNESGAKVPPNVVDVDVSKNILDINTGETKVTTDTVAHSETLYKELQRLLGEGKISDVLFKKLTSNEKFVLEPQDIEALNQLSEQNIKEVLLKCKVADLQQLLQNSKKHVQEKMREKSSANETDLVVDSSPQILKDPLKSVELTQKAVKKPEKPWNISEFTSDLWVNLPFLRSTSKSGKKIDIGKIHWRDREALQFMRGIMDECTHLSNFSVPFDTSLIIAVCAKHDAYVPREDVGTLEEIWPGAEVRYVDAGHVSAYILHQSLFRSCIKEAFERSKKRWKDGKHID comes from the exons ATGTCCACCAGTAGGTTAGATGCTATGTATAGAAGTATACTTCTAACCAAATTTTTTACTAAAGGATGGGGGAAACCAGAGAACTTACGAAG gtTATTCGAGTTCAGAAAAGTGGTATCGAACCGGGAAGAATGCTTGAAATTAATAGAAAGAGACTATCCTGTTACGATTACAagg gaacAAAAAATGTCAGACTGCACACTGTTGGAAGGCTACTTCCTGTCACCTCTGGAACGGTACCTGCCCGGGATAGTGCCAGAGATAGCCCAGAAGGCTCACTTCCAGGCACTTCTGCCAGTGCACTGGCCAGAGAAAGGCTGCAAGCCCATGTGTCTACACTTAGCTGGTACTGGAGACCAT TTCTTCTGGCGACGGCGGAATTTAATGGTGAAGCCGTTGTTGAAAGAAGCCGGTATCGGCGGAATTATTCTCGAGAATCCATTCTATGGACTAAGGAAACCCACTGATCaagt TCGGTCATCCCTACACAACGTGTCGGACATATTCGTGATGGGCGGCTGCCTGATCCTGGAATCGCTGGTGCTGTTCCACTGGTGCGAGCGCAACGGACTCGGCCCGCTCGGAGTCACCGGGCTCTCGATGGGCGGACAT ATGGCGTCACTGGCAGCTACGAACTGGCCGAAGCCACTGGTACTAGTCCCGTGTCTGTCGTGGTCAACAGCATCTGCTGTGTTCTTACAG GGTGTTATGTCGCATTCAATAAACTGGGACCTACTCGAGGACCAGTACCTATCGGACGGCGAGTACCGGGAGAAGCTGTCCAAGATGGTCACCATCGTAGACGAGGCCTTCCTCGCGGGGAAGAAGTTCGCAAGGACCTACTCACAGTCAATGGAATTACCTGTAGCCAACAATACAGAGAAAAAGAAAGATGACGCAGAACCGGCGAAGAAACTAGATATTACATACAATGAGAGTGGTGCCAAAGTACCCCCGAACGTGGTCGACGTAGACGTCAGTAAAAACATTCTAGATATTAATACCGGAGAGACTAAAGTCACGACTGATACTGTGGCTCACAGTGAGACTTTATACAAGGAGCTTCAGAGATTATTAGGAGAAGGTAAAATTAGTGACGTGTTGTTTAAGAAGCTTACCTCGAACGAGAAGTTCGTGCTGGAGCCGCAGGACATTGAGGCCCTCAACCAGCTCAGcgaacaaaatattaaggaggttttattaaaatgtaaagttG CTGACCTGCAGCAGTTATTACAAAACTCTAAGAAGCATGTTCAAGAGAAAATGCGAGAGAAATCAAGCGCCAACGAAACCGACCTCGTCGTCGACAGCAGCCCACAGATTCTTAAAGACCCCTTAAAAAGTGTAGAACTCACACAAAAAGCCGTAAAGAAACCTGAAAAACCCTGGAATATATCAGAGTTCACTTCAGACTTGTGGGTTAATCTACCTTTCTTAAGGTCGACGTCGAAAAGTGGGAAGAAGATAGATATAGGCAAAATACACTGGAGAGATAGAGAGGCGCTACAGTTCATGAGGGGAATCATGGATGAGTGCACGCATTTGAGTAACTTCTCTGTACCGTTTGATACGTCGCTAATTATTG CGGTTTGCGCGAAGCACGACGCGTACGTGCCTCGTGAGGACGTGGGCACGCTGGAGGAGATCTGGCCCGGCGCGGAGGTGCGCTACGTGGACGCCGGACACGTGTCCGCCTATATACTGCACCAGTCGTTATTCAG ATCCTGCATCAAAGAAGCCTTCGAGCGCTCAAAGAAAAGGTGGAAAGACGGCAAACATATCGACTGA
- the LOC113502965 gene encoding squamous cell carcinoma antigen recognized by T-cells 3 — protein MAIVEDEVRNESEEENEIEVVVEEDDGEPDSDDSDICTPDEDDDELLERKVAELEARIAEDPYNYDEHIDLIQALWGLSELDRWRAAFERLQQLSAIRAEHWLMRLQTEETLAHTEQSRESLMQLFQQAALDGYSIPILSEWCSWSLTVGEPATARAQLDEVLKRAGADPFSGKIFWDAKLELEKAQLETMTEEDAEYKSQQERVLWCLEEMVSRPLLRGDEALPQLEELALLLHNQEYVDKVKKQHDAAVDFLHKITPFEDKLLITENAEEKCQVYQEYIDAVKDLSHDDLYAECDCNGIMRVLYDRASSECGAGGASLLVRWARLAARGSRGSLARALAAACRRQPRRAAFWALSMQLAERDDKPFEEVKAIFETALSKGMESYKEAEALWLAYLEYTRRRSKLDDEGDVDRLRRTFRLAWDSLAEAWGEEANDCEVPLFWARLEYKLLNAPKQGKEIFEEIFKYGDNKTMSKYWEALIALESNRTPRPSEHKLRELMRRALRAVNDYPPSIARLWTDYERDHGHLSTLRECLDACEDKIKEWRDSYQAMKDKMIGNKKQKGKQNDNKKSKYDKKKNKDDSKDNSKDKGKKGKGKRKSDGNDDSSDVKRKKGGDMEVDLESEGGGVKRSHDEDEEEVGESKRQRTDSTSPHRLGTRDACTLFISNLEFKVDEQNLRDKLSQYGDIISLRVRKGIKAFGGSICYCQYKTPEAVDEALKHDRIPLDGRPMFFSRYSAKKSKPTFKYSTEAEKNKLFVKNLPFSHCTKDALAEIFDKYGELKDVRVVTHKDGRPKGLAYVEYSSESAAAAAAAGAHGLQLGARRLHVALSAPPPRDTPAAPAAPALGLPKRDAGGGMRRTQLSSFIPSVLQKASASTSQAASTSQANGDHANGSHSNGNHSNGDKQPLSNSDFRTLLLKK, from the exons ATGGCTATCGTAGAGGACGAAGTTAGAAATGAATCGGAGGAAGAAAATGAGATAGAAGTGGTGGTGGAAGAGGATGATGGTGAACCGGATTCAGACGATTCCGACATATGCACGCCC gatgaagatgatgatgagttGTTGGAGAGGAAAGTGGCAGAACTGGAAGCCAGGATTGCAGAGGATCCTTACAATTATGATGAGCACATTGACCTGATCCAAGCACTATG GGGCCTGTCAGAGCTGGATCGCTGGCGCGCTGCCTTCGAGCGCTTACAGCAGCTGTCGGCTATAAGGGCAGAGCATTGGCTGATGCGGCTTCAGACGGAAGAGACTTTAGCGCACACTGAACAGTCACGAGAGAGCTTGATGCAGCTCTTTCAGCAGGCTGCACTGGATGGCTATT CCATCCCGATCTTAAGCGAGTGGTGTTCGTGGTCGCTGACGGTGGGCGAGCCCGCCACGGCGCGCGCTCAGCTCGACGAGGTGCTGAAGCGCGCCGGCGCGGACCCCTTCTCCGGGAAGATCTTCTGGGATGCTAAACTAGAACTAGAGAAGGCACAGTTGGAGACTATGAC tGAGGAGGACGCAGAGTACAAGTCACAGCAGGAGCGAGTGCTGTGGTGCCTGGAGGAGATGGTGTCGCGGCCGCTGCTGCGCGGCGACGAGGCGCTGCCGCAACTGGAGGAGCTGGCCTTACTGTTGCATAACCAGGAGTATGTTGATAAG GTGAAAAAGCAGCATGATGCAGCTGTAgattttttacacaaaataacaCCCTTTGAAGACAAGTTGCTGATTACAGA GAATGCAGAGGAGAAGTGCCAAGTGTACCAGGAATACATAGATGCTGTAAAAGATTTGTCTCATGACGATTTATATGCGGAATGCGATTGTAATGGAATAATGAGG GTGCTATACGACCGCGCCAGCTCGGAGTgcggggcgggcggcgcgtCGCTGCTGGTGCGCTGGGCGCGGCTGGCGGCGCGGGGCTCGCGCGGCTCGCTGGcgcgcgcgctggccgccgcctGCCGCCGCCAGCCGCGCAGGGCTGCCTTCTGGGCGCTCTCCATGCAGCTGGCCGAGAGGGACGACAAACCCTTCGAGGAG GTGAAGGCGATATTCGAGACAGCGCTATCCAAGGGCATGGAGTCCTACAAGGAGGCGGAGGCCCTGTGGCTGGCCTATCTGGAGTACACACGACGCCGCAGCAAGCTGGACGACGAGGGTGATGTCGACAGACTGCGACGGACATTCCGCCTCGCGTGGGATTCGCTTGCTGAG GCATGGGGTGAAGAGGCAAATGACTGTGAAGTGCCATTGTTTTGGGCTCGGCTGGAGTACAAACTCTTGAATGCCCCGAAACAAGGCAAGGAAATCTTCGAGGAGATATTTA AATATGGtgacaacaaaacaatgtcaaaGTACTGGGAGGCGTTGATAGCGTTGGAGAGTAACCGCACTCCCCGGCCATCTGAGCACAAACTGCGCGAGTTGATGCGACGAGCACTCCGCGCGGTCAACGACTACCCGCCGTCTATCGCGCGCCTGTGGACTGACTATGAAAGGGATCATGGACATCTTAGCACGCTCAGGGAGTGCTTGGATGCTTGTGAG GATAAAATCAAAGAATGGAGAGACAGCTACCAAGCAATGAAAGACAAAATGATCGGCAACAAGAAACAGAAAGGCAAACAGAATGACAACAAAAAATCCAAATACgataaaaagaagaataaagatGACAGCAAAGATAATAGTAAAGACAAAGGAAAAAAAGGTAAAGGGAAACGGAAGTCGGACGGGAACGATGACAGCAGTGATGTGAAGAGGAAGAAGGGTGGGGATATGGAGGTGGACTTGGAATCGGAGGGGGGCGGAGTGAAGAGGTCTCATGATGAAGATGAGGAGGAAG TTGGTGAGAGCAAACGCCAGCGCACAGACAGCACGAGCCCGCACAGGCTCGGGACGCGAGACGCCTGCACCTTGTTCATTAGTAATCTAGAATTCAA AGTGGACGAACAGAATCTAAGAGATAAGTTATCACAGTACGGCGACATCATCTCACTGAGAGTCAGGAAAGGCATCAAAGCTTTCGGAGGTTCCATATGCTATTGTCAGTATAAAACTCCT GAAGCAGTAGATGAAGCCCTAAAACACGACAGGATCCCGCTCGACGGCCGTCCGATGTTCTTCTCACGGTACTCCGCTAAGAAAAGCAAACCGACCTTCAAGTACTCAACAGAGGCGGAGAAGAATAAGCTGTTTGTGAAGAACCTGCCGTTCTCGCACTGCACTAAGGACGCGCTAGCCGAGATATTTGATAAATACGGGGAACTGAAGGATGTGAGGGTCGTCACGCATAA GGACGGCAGGCCCAAAGGCCTGGCCTACGTAGAGTACTCGTCGgagagcgcggcggcggcggcggcggcgggcgcgcacGGGCTGCAGCTGGGCGCGCGCCGCCTGCACGTGGCGctcagcgcgccgccgccgcgcgacacccccgccgcgcccgccgcgcccgcgctcgGACTGCCCAAGCGGGACGCCGGAGGGGGCAT gCGACGAACACAGCTAAGCAGCTTCATTCCAAGTGTCTTACAAAAGGCTTCAGCAAGCACATCCCAAGCAGCAAGCACGAGCCAAGCCAACGGCGACCACGCCAACGGTAGCCATAGCAACGGTAACCATAGCAACGGCGACAAGCAGCCCCTTAGCAACAGCGACTTCAGAACTCTTCTACTCAAGAAGTAA